Part of the Mycolicibacterium mengxianglii genome is shown below.
CGGCCTTCTCCAGCATGGCCAACGCCGTCTCCTTCCTGGCCATCGCCTTCGAGAAGATGATCGGCCACATGATCACCGAGGCCATGCCCCTGATTACCGACCCGGTCATCGCTGAGGAAGCGGAGGCGTTTGTGCGCCAGGAGGGCCAGCATTCGATGGCCCACCGCCAGCACGCCAAGGGACTGATCAAAAGCTATCCGGCACTGAAGGAAACGCTCGACGACGTGACCAGGATGTTCGACGACTTGACCGCGAACACGCCGCTGAAATACCGACTCGCGTACACCGCCGACCTCGAGGCGACGTTCACGCCGGCCTTCAAACTGATGCTCGACCACGACAACACGCTGTTCGCCCCCGGCGATGACCGAGTCGCATCACTGTTCCTGTGGCACTTCGTCGAAGAGGTCGAGCATCGCAGTTCGGCACTGATCATCTACAACTCCGTCGTCGACGACCCCTGGTACCGGATGCGGGTGGCGCCATCGATCTTCAAACACGTCTGGGCAGTGCTGCGAGTAGCCTGCGAAGGCTTCAACAAGCACGTACCGGTCGAGGAACGGCAAATCGACGCGCTGTCGATGTTCGCCGTACTGAGCCGGAAAAGGGCGCTGCAGCGGCGATTACCGTTCTTCAAGACCCCCTATGACGGCCCCGTCGCCAACGCGTTCAAACATCTTCCGGTGCGGGAACAGCTGGTCGCCTTGTCGGGCGTCGTGCGAAGTCAGATTCCGGGCCACAATCCCGCACACGAGGAGCTGCCCT
Proteins encoded:
- a CDS encoding metal-dependent hydrolase; translated protein: MTDLIVRKMRFAFADHHVPFLWNEQNPAFSSMANAVSFLAIAFEKMIGHMITEAMPLITDPVIAEEAEAFVRQEGQHSMAHRQHAKGLIKSYPALKETLDDVTRMFDDLTANTPLKYRLAYTADLEATFTPAFKLMLDHDNTLFAPGDDRVASLFLWHFVEEVEHRSSALIIYNSVVDDPWYRMRVAPSIFKHVWAVLRVACEGFNKHVPVEERQIDALSMFAVLSRKRALQRRLPFFKTPYDGPVANAFKHLPVREQLVALSGVVRSQIPGHNPAHEELPSLADEWFRRYEAGYDVTQWYTATEKLNA